A window from Montipora capricornis isolate CH-2021 chromosome 7, ASM3666992v2, whole genome shotgun sequence encodes these proteins:
- the LOC138056661 gene encoding GDP-fucose transporter 1-like — MCYVMMADSIFVKSLRIASVVTLYWIVSISMVFLNKYLLSSPDLKLEAPLFVTWYQCVVCLVCLFLLSFLGENYPQIDKFPAFTIDLKVARQVLPLSMVFVGMITFNNLCLKNLGVSFYNVGRSLTTVFNVICSYVILGQRTSLKALFCCGIIIGGFLMGVDQEGSAGDLSYVGVVFGVLASLCVSLNAIYTKKVLPVVDSNIWRLQLYNNFNAIFLFLPLMAICGDMKAMYSFTMFMSPYFWGMMTLGGIFGVAIGYVTGLQIKVTSPLTHNVSGTAKACAQTILSVSINQETKTSLWWLSNAMVLGGSTSYTVVKHSEMKAEHIKQVEAEKDNGGSATSKNRINDV, encoded by the exons ATGTGTTATGTCATGATGGCGGACTCCATTTTTGTTAAGTCACTACGTATCGCTTCTGTAGTGACTCTCTATTG GATAGTTTCCATTTCCATGGTGTTCCTAAACAAGTACCTGTTAAGCAGTCCAGATTTGAAG CTCGAGGCACCTCTGTTTGTAACCTGGTATCAGTGTGTAGTATGTCTGGTTTGCTTGTTCCTTTTGAGCTTTCTTGGAGAGAATTACCCACAGATTGACAAGTTTCCAGCTTTTACCATTGATCTAAAAGTTGCAAGACAG GTCCTCCCTCTCTCGATGGTTTTTGTTGGAATGATCACATTCAATAACTTGTGCCTCAAGAATCTTGGAGTATCTTTTTACAATGTGGGACGGTCACTGACAACTGTGTTCAATGTG ATATGTTCATATGTTATCCTTGGGCAAAGGACGTCTTTGAAAGCATTGTTCTGCTGTGGCATCATTATTGGAGGCTTTCTTATGGGTGTTGACCAAGAAGGAAGCGCAGGGGACCTTTCATATGTTGGTGTTGTGTTTGGTGTGTTGGCTAGCCTTTGTGTCTCCCTGAATGCCATCTACACCAAGAAAGTACTTCCTGTTGTTGACAGTAATATATGGCGCCTTCAACTGTACAACAATTTCaatgcaatttttctttttcttcctctgaTGGCAATTTGTGGGGATATGAAAGCCATGTATAGCTTCACAATGTTCATGTCCCCCTATTTTTGGGGGATGATGACCCTCGGTGGGATTTTTGGTGTAGCGATTGGGTATGTAACAGGTTTACAAATAAAAGTAACCAGTCCACTGACACACAATGTCAGTGGAACAGCCAAGGCATGTGCACAGACAATTCTGTCTGTTAGCATAAATCAAGAAACTAAAACCTCTCTATGGTGGTTAAGTAATGCTATGGTGTTGGGTGGTTCAACTTCTTATACAGTTGTCAAGCATTCTGAAATGAAAGCTGAACATATCAAACAGGTAGAAGCAGAGAAAGACAATGGTGGAAGTGCAACATCTAAAAATAGGATCAACGATGTCTAG
- the LOC138056658 gene encoding cytoplasmic tRNA 2-thiolation protein 2-A-like: MRRFTKKKPKRNSKEMCSVQHQDTENVPALLESKPSKTKLNSRRTCMKCCTSEAVAVVRMDDPLCRTCFLAYFTHKFRATIGKARAVRAGEKVLLAFSGGQSSSAMLHLVSEGVSSRVPKKLRFEPGVVFIDEGEILNCDKEERLRSVEQITEITSKIGFPYHQLCLEDAFDWEKFTQDGTTCCRNLEKLETGKDNAEKLKCLLEATLSLTAKEDLVKTLRTRVLLDTARKEGYSKVMLGDSATRISIRLLSDISQGRGGDLPYDTGFSDERHGDIIFIRPMREFMIKEIALYNYFNRVETVSITKLGSMTHSHASIDHLTEEFVSSLQLEFPFTVSTIFRTGDKLSGKEFSDDHPVCAFCGVPSILSKRLHSVDLYDSTRPSSSTSDCCSDCNGRCSSSSGQQLSKEAFIQALCFGCQLTFKDTRLNLSHLPAYVVEVAKKTHHRAQMKEKIKDFLMED, translated from the coding sequence ATGAGGcgttttactaaaaaaaaaccgaaaagaAATAGTAAAGAAATGTGTAGTGTGCAGCACCAAGACACAGAAAACGTGCCGGCTCTTCTGGAGAGCAAGCCATCCAAAACGAAACTTAACAGTCGTCGAACGTGTATGAAATGTTGTACCAGTGAAGCCGTTGCTGTTGTACGTATGGACGATCCTCTCTGTAGGACCTGCTTCCTTGCTTATTTTACGCATAAATTTCGAGCAACAATCGGTAAAGCGCGTGCTGTAAGAGCAGGAGAAAAAGTTTTATTAGCTTTCTCTGGTGGTCAGTCATCGAGTGCAATGCTGCATTTAGTGTCTGAGGGTGTCAGTTCAAGAGTTCCCAAAAAGCTCCGTTTTGAACCCGGAGTCGTTTTCATTGACGAAGGAGAAATCTTGAATTGCGATAAAGAAGAAAGGTTAAGGAGTGTGGAACAGATTACAGAAATAACTTCCAAGATAGGTTTTCCATATCATCAGTTATGTTTAGAAGATGCTTTTGACTGGGAAAAATTCACACAAGATGGTACAACTTGTTGCAGGAATTTGGAGAAACTGGAGACTGGTAAAGACAATGCAGAAAAACTGAAATGTCTTCTTGAGGCAACGTTATCCCTGACAGCTAAAGAAGATTTGGTAAAGACGCTGAGAACTAGGGTGTTGCTTGACACAGCCAGAAAAGAAGGTTATTCCAAAGTGATGCTAGGTGATAGTGCAACTCGCATATCAATCCGCTTGTTATCAGATATTTCTCAAGGGCGAGGTGGTGACTTGCCTTACGACACTGGTTTTAGTGATGAGCGCCATGGTGACATCATATTCATAAGACCCATGCGAGAGTTTATGATCAAGGAGATAGCATTGTATAACTATTTCAACAGAGTTGAAACTGTGTCAATTACAAAACTTGGATCAATGACCCATTCTCATGCTAGCATTGATCATTTAACAGAAGAGTTTGTGAGTAGTTTGCAGTTGGAATTTCCATTCACTGTTAGTACAATTTTCAGGACTGGTGACAAATTGTCAGGCAAAGAGTTTTCTGATGATCATCCAGTCTGTGCTTTTTGCGGAGTTCCTTCAATCCTTAGTAAGAGATTGCACAGTGTTGACCTTTATGACAGCACTAGACCCTCTTCATCTACCAGTGATTGTTGCAGTGATTGTAATGGCAGATGTTCAAGCTCGTCAGGTCAACAGCTAAGCAAAGAAGCGTTTATCCAAGCACTTTGTTTTGGTTGTCAACTGACATTTAAAGATACAAGGCTGAACCTTAGTCACCTGCCAGCTTATGTTGTGGAAGTAGCCAAGAAAACTCATCACAGAgcacaaatgaaagaaaagattaaagatttcttaatggAAGactga
- the LOC138056662 gene encoding dolichol-phosphate mannosyltransferase subunit 3-like yields the protein MTKLVEWVTFAGLAFSLWITLIADFLPVKLPCRAKEVIWPMPVYALIVFGCYSLATVGYRVATFNDCFEASESLKQEIKDARQDLTRKGFKFD from the exons ATGACGAAGCTTGTTGAGTGGGTCACATTCGCTGGGCTCGCGTTCTCGCTTTGGATTACACTAATAGCAGATTTCCTTCCTGTGAAACTTCCTTGCAGAGCAAAAGAGGTTATATGGCCG ATGCCAGTTTATGCATTGATCGTCTTTGGG TGTTACTCGTTAGCAACGGTAGGATACCGTGTGGCAACTTTTAATGACTGCTTTGAAGCTTCGGAATCGTTGAAACAG GAGATAAAAGATGCAAGACAGGACTTGACAAGAAAAGGATTTAAATTTGACTAA